One window from the genome of Fulvivirga lutea encodes:
- a CDS encoding glycine--tRNA ligase — protein sequence MAQQDDNLLKKIIAHAKEYGFVFPSSEIYDGLAAAYDYGQNGVELRNNIKSFWWKAMVQMNENIVGLDASIFMHPTTWKASGHVDAFNDPMIDNKDSKKRYRADVLLEEHIAKIEAKIDKEVDKAAKRFGDAFDKDQYLATNGRVLDYQKQIDDINARMKAALESEKLNDLKALIEELGIADPVSGSKKWTDVRQFNLMFSTELGSLADGASKIYLRPETAQGIFVNFLNVQKTGRMKIPFGIAQIGKAFRNEIIARQFIFRMREFEQMEMQFFVKPGDEMQWYEHWKETRIKWHKILGLGEDNYRFHDHLNLAHYANAACDIEFNFPMGFKELEGIHSRTDFDLKAHEEHSGKKLQFFDPQENKSYVPYVIETSIGLDRMFLAVLTAAYKEETLEDGSERTVLKIPAALAPYKVAVLPLLKKDGLPEKGREIMDSLKFDFNCQYDEKDAIGKRYRRQDAIGTPYCITIDHQTLEDNTVTLRHRDTSEQERIKVSELTGRVSELVSITSLLKQL from the coding sequence ATGGCACAACAGGACGATAATTTGTTAAAAAAGATCATAGCTCATGCCAAGGAGTATGGGTTTGTTTTTCCTTCAAGTGAAATTTATGATGGGTTGGCAGCTGCCTATGATTACGGTCAAAATGGTGTAGAATTAAGAAATAATATCAAGTCATTTTGGTGGAAGGCAATGGTTCAGATGAACGAAAACATTGTAGGCTTAGATGCATCCATATTTATGCATCCTACCACTTGGAAGGCTTCCGGTCATGTTGATGCATTTAATGACCCAATGATCGATAACAAAGATTCGAAAAAGCGTTATCGAGCCGATGTGTTATTGGAAGAGCACATTGCAAAAATTGAAGCAAAAATTGATAAAGAAGTTGACAAGGCCGCCAAACGCTTTGGCGATGCATTTGATAAGGATCAGTACCTGGCTACCAATGGCAGAGTGCTTGACTATCAAAAGCAAATAGATGATATCAATGCCAGAATGAAGGCGGCATTGGAGTCAGAAAAATTGAATGATCTAAAAGCACTTATTGAAGAGCTTGGAATAGCGGACCCTGTTTCCGGTTCTAAAAAATGGACGGATGTTAGACAGTTTAACCTCATGTTCTCTACAGAATTGGGTTCATTAGCCGATGGCGCCAGTAAAATATATTTAAGGCCTGAGACCGCTCAGGGGATATTTGTAAACTTCCTAAACGTTCAAAAAACGGGAAGAATGAAGATTCCTTTTGGAATAGCACAAATAGGTAAAGCCTTTAGAAATGAAATTATTGCCAGACAGTTCATTTTCAGAATGCGTGAATTTGAACAAATGGAAATGCAATTTTTTGTAAAGCCAGGAGATGAAATGCAATGGTATGAGCATTGGAAAGAAACTCGTATCAAATGGCATAAAATACTTGGCCTAGGTGAGGATAATTATCGTTTCCATGATCATTTGAACTTGGCACACTATGCCAATGCCGCCTGTGACATTGAATTTAACTTCCCAATGGGCTTCAAAGAATTAGAAGGTATTCATAGTAGAACGGACTTTGACCTGAAAGCACATGAAGAGCATTCAGGTAAAAAACTACAATTCTTCGATCCGCAAGAAAATAAAAGCTATGTGCCTTATGTCATTGAAACTTCTATCGGTTTGGATAGAATGTTCCTGGCAGTTTTAACGGCAGCATATAAAGAAGAAACTTTGGAAGATGGCAGCGAAAGAACTGTACTTAAAATTCCTGCAGCTTTGGCACCATACAAAGTGGCAGTACTTCCATTACTGAAGAAAGATGGTTTACCTGAAAAGGGAAGAGAGATAATGGATTCCTTAAAGTTTGATTTCAACTGTCAGTATGACGAAAAAGATGCCATTGGTAAAAGATACAGAAGACAGGATGCTATTGGCACTCCTTATTGTATCACAATCGATCATCAAACGCTGGAAGACAACACCGTTACTTTAAGGCACAGAGATACTTCTGAACAAGAGAGGATAAAAGTAAGTGAATTGACAGGCCGTGTTTCAGAACTAGTTTCTATTACCAGCCTACTTAAACAGCTTTAA